CTTGTAGGATGTTGTGTGGCCCATCCAGGACATCTGTAATCCCCAGGATTATGTTGTGTTTGATAAAGATTTCATTGACAGCTGCCAGCCTCACATCTGTATTCACGTTCAGCTGTTAAAGAATGTAAGGGGAAAATAACACAATCCATGGCAGAAGACTACAAACTGCAGCTGGATAATCCCAAATACTGCAGTTCTGAAAAGAAAGCAGTGGAATTGATTTCCAGGGTCATGTTCTCCCTTCCATCCCCAGCTGCCTCCTTTCCTGAACCTCTGTGAACCCCCACATTTGTCTGCCTTCCTCttggaaaaattatttgctcTGAATCCCTCTCTGGATTTTGAATCAAGACTTTCCAATATTATTCTTCAGCCAAATAAAAAGTGCCAGTGAtgccagaggcagcagaggatGCAAGGAAGACTCatcaggagcagggcaggagccagagctgctgtgggagcaCAAACCACACTCTGCAAGGGTTGGTCTGCAGGGTGACCTTGTTGTGGCCTCTCAGCGCTCCAAGAAGCttcaagagagctggagaaagaTTTGGggcaagggatggagggacaggacacagggaatggctcccagtgccagagggcagggctggatgggatattgggcaggaattgttccctggcagggtgggcaggcccctggcacagggtgcccagagcagctggggctgcccctggatccctggcagtgcccaaggccaggctggatggttcttggatcaccctgggatggtggaagtgtccctgcccatggcaggggtgggatgggatgagcttcaaggtcccttttaacccaaaccactctgggatcCTCCAATGCTCTgatctccagcagcaggagctctgagcCAGCCCGAGCAACTCCAACACTTCCATTTCAAGCATTCCATCCCCTCCCTTGGCAGCAGAGCATTCCTTGCCTTCCCTGAGTGCTGTAAAAATATTCCTTCCTCCCTGGATCATTGTATTCTTTGCCTGCAGCTAGGGAATGCCTCAGCAGGAGGAATCCTGCTCCCCTCTCTCCCACACCAGGAGCCTCCTCACCTTCCTCTGGTGACAATCAATGACCAGGATCACCAGGGCAGTGAGAGCCAGGGCCACCAGGGTCACCAGCACACCGGCCCCCCAGGAGTGCCCCAGGGAACACAGCTGGAGCGTGGAGTAAAGGTTTGTCCAGAGAGAGATGtagaaaacctgggaaaaaaaaaaagagaggctgGTGAGAGTCACAAACCCATGAAAGTGAGAAAAGtcacatgaagaagaaaatagcaGTCCCTTCTCCCTTATAAATTAAATCACATGAGATTTTTCACAGGGCGAAAAAGGACAAAACTTCTTTCCAATAATAGAGGAAATAAAGGACTGGAAGGACTGACTGAGCActagtttattttaaaaaatcaccaCTCACCAAAGACAAAGAGTGAATTATTAATGATGATTCATCCCTAGGAAGGATTTCAACAGAGTTCTTCCATTTAGATAAGAAATGCACTCACTGAGGCATATTGATAATAATTCTCAGAGTCCCTGGATTTAGAAAGTTCCTATTTCAAGGTGGTGCAGAGACCACTCCATTACACTCAGCCAGTGGGCACTGACACAGGGCTCAAGGACTGGGTTAAAGTCAGGGAAAACTGGATTCCTTTACCTCACAGAGCATGGATTTAGGCAGGAGATTGCCTAGGAGCCTGTGTGACATGTAGAGCAAGGCATTGTCTCATAATGACAAAACTCAGGTGCACTAAACAGGCACCAAACCCCTCAAAACACTGAGCATTAATTCCACCAGTACCAATGAAAGGAGAAGATTTGTATAATggctatcaaaaaaaaaaaaccaaaaacacaaaaaagggAATCAAAACAAAGATTTGGGTTTGATCACACCCTCAGCAGAGCACCAGCCTCACAGCAGATGCTCATGGCTGAGTCTCTGGAGGAGTTTCCTTCACCAGAAGAAGACAAACAAGACCAAAAGTTGACTGATTTGTTGGTCTAAATTAGCATCAGGACCAGAACACCTTCAGATCTTTAAAATCGAGTTAGAAAGCAAGCCTGTCACCTCAGCAGGTCACTCGGCCTGCTTTGGTGGGACTGCCAGCAACGGGGTGGAGAGAGGGCCCTGCCCTCCATCCGCAGCAATTCTGCGAGCTGGGATTGCCAGGGGAGCCCAGCAGGAACGTGGCAGAGGCAGGATTTGCTGGCCAGCTAAACCCCCTGGGCACAAGAACCCCAGTGCTGGGCTGAGGAGCTCATGGTGCCAGGCTGAGGAGATCATGGTGCCAGGCTGAGGAGCCCACAGTGACAGAATGGGGAGCTCATGGTGCCAGGCTGAGGAGCCAGCGGTGACAGGATGGGGAGCCCACGGTGACAGGATGGGGAGCCCACGGTGACAGGATGGGGAGCCCACGGTGACAGGCTGAGGAGCCCGTGGTGCCGGGTTGGGGAGCCCACGGTGCCAGGCCAAGGAGCCCATGGTGCCAGGCCGGGGAGCTCATGGTGCCAGGCTGAGGAGCCCACAGTGCCAGGCTGAGTAGCCCACAGTGCCAGGCTGAGGAGCCCACAGTGCCAGGCTGAGTAGCCCACAGTGCCAGGCTGAGGAGCCCACAGTGCCAGGCTGAGTAGCCCACAGTGCCAGGCTGAGGAGCCCACAGTGCCAGGCTGAGTAGCCCACAGTGCCAGGCTGAGGAGCCCACAGTGCCAGGCCGGGGAGCCCACAATGCCAGGCAGAGGagcccacagctccaggctgagtaGCCCACAGTGCCAGGCCGGGGagcccacagctccaggctgaggagcccacagtgccaggctgagtagcccacagctccaggctgaggagCCCACAGTGCCAGGCCGAGGagcccacagctccaggctgaggagcccacagtgccaggctgagtagcccacagctccaggctgaggagcccacagtgccaggctgagtagcccacagctccaggctgaggagcccacagctccaggctgaggagCCCACAGTGCCAGGCCGAGGagcccacagctccaggctgaggagCCCACAGTGCCAGGCTGAGGAGCCCACAGTGCCAGGCCGAGGagcccacagctccaggctgaggagCCCACAGTGCCAGGCTGAGGAGCCCACAGTGCCAGGCCGAGGagcccacagctccaggctgaggagCTCACAGTGCCAGGCTGAGGAGCCCACAGTGCCAGGCTGAGTAGCCCACAGTGCCAGGCTGAGGAGCCCACAGTGCCAGGCCGAGGAGCTCACAGTGCCAGGCTGAAGAGCCCGTGGTTCCAGGCTGAGTAGCCCACAGTGCCAGGCTGAGTagcccacagctccaggctgaggagcccacagctccaggctgaggagCCCACAGTGCCAGGCTGAGGAGCCCACAGTGCCAGGCCGAGGAGCCCACAGTGCCAGGCTGAGGAGCTCACAGTGCCAGGCTGAGTAGCCCACAGTGCCAGGCTGAGGAGCCCACAGTGCCGGGTTGGGGAGCCCACAGAGCCAGGCTGAGGAGCCCACAGTGCCAGGCTGAGGAGCCCACAGTGCCAGGCCAAGGAGCCCATGGTGCCAGGGCTGCGCGGTGCCCTCACCACAGCCATGGCGATCTGGAAGCCCCTGGAGCTGTAGAACAGGTACCGCCGCACTTCAGGCCTCAGGACGCCCTCCTGGATCAGCCTTTTCCACGGATCTGCCGGCACCTGCCCGggagaaaacacaaaaccagagCCATCctccagtttgggttcccaaaCCCAGCAGAACTGGACTGGGCAACCCAAATCTGtgtcccagagctgcctccCGCAGGGAGCATCTCCAATCCCATCCTCAGAGCTGCCAAAACTTGtgctcctgcctcagctgcagagtaaaacctgcctgggaagggcagggtAAACCACAAGGGAAGAAAATGCCTTCTTGCGATGAAGGACAAGACAAGGCAGATgtcccagggatgctctgccCTATCAGAGTGAATTTTAAGCAAAATTCACTCCAAACTATCTTCAAAGTGTTTTTTCAAGGAGCCAACTTCATTCCAGTTGACTTCCAGCCCACGGGGAATAGAGTGAAGTTGGACTGAAACTAGCaactctcaaaaaaaaaccccaaagccatGTGGGACGTGGGTGTAAATGCAAATTACGCAAATCCAGCTGGAATTAACTCCCAGGGGAGCTCACCTGGACCCCGAGGGACTGCAGTTTCTCAGCACAAAGGTCCATGTCGAAGGAGGAGGTGGGGCAGGTGTTGTCCAtgctcagcaccagcagcacccgGCCTTGGGAGGGTTCTGCAAGAGCCCAAAGGAGCCGTGAGCGCAGCGCTGGGAGGTTTAACCCCACAGCACCTGGCAAAGGGGAGCCTGACAACACAAACCACCCTGGTGTCTTTTAAACTGATCCAGAACCCTTGGCCACTGCTAAGGAGCTCTGGAGGCAGCCTGAGACCCTCTGGAAGGAAACAAACTGCAGAAAGGGAGGAaagcccaaaatcaccccaggaGTGAGCAGCCAGAGGTAACAGGAGGTGGTGACAGGGTGCTCTGATCAGCAGCACAACCGTGTCCTGCCTCAGCAATGCCTGACTGGAAGGACAGTGGACTCAGGCTGCTCCATGGTGCTGAGGCTCATTTCCCTCTTGGAGACCCCCCCCACCATTACCCACCCACCATAAAAACTAATTTGAGCCATTAATTAAAGCACTTTCCAGCACTCCCATTGCTCGGGAATGTGGCAGGGctgccctggagcagccacagaCCCTCCAGCAGCGTTCCTGGAGCGTGGCTCTGCTCAAGGCTCTTCCAGTGTCAGCTTGGGACAGGATCAGAGATGCATCCTAGAGACTCAAGTCAGGAGCCTAAAAAGTGAGAGGACAGCCTGTCCTAGATttgaggagcagcacaggagagctgTGATCTCCAGGCAGCCCATCTGGCATCCACCGAGAGCTTACACAAGCTGTGCTACAGCAAGAGGAAGAGTTTGGGCCTAAGGAAGTGGCTGGTTCAGCTGAGATCCTGCTTCACTAAAAGGTTTCACCCGAATTTCCTTCCCCTTTGCAGCTCCAGGGTCAGCCAGgtgtccctgggctgctcctggggacactttgAGCAATAATGGAGCCCTGCTGGAGGGTATGGGGAGTGTGAGTGAACAGCCATCCATGACTCTGCCTGCTGCCAGAgggctccaagccccagtgtcccacctggccttgggcactgccagggatccagggacagccactctgtgccagagcctcagcaccctcccagccaggaattcctgcccagtatcccatctatccctgccctctggcagtgggagccattccctgtgtcctgtccccttcctgcagccccttcaggctctgcaaggccaccctgagctcaccccaaagcttctccaggtgaacaatcccagctctgccagcctttcctccctgcagagctgctccatccctctgatccccctggagcctcctctggatctctccagcagctccaggtgctccctgtgctggtcccagggctgggccagctctgcaggtggggtctcacctgggcacagggacagaatcccctcccctgctgctcccagcacaggtcACATTTCTCAAAGATTTCTCAGCTTCAAAGGCCAAGAGGAGAGGACTTGCAGGGGGCTGCTTTTCAATAGGTTGATTCGTTCATTCCTGCATATCAGgcattccaaaaaaaaacccccaaagcatctccctccccttcccaaaaTGCTGAACCATCCacaatgttttgtttctttcacaaGTGAGATGCTGTTAAAGAGCATCTTTGATAAAATCTGTCAGTGGTTATTTTAAGGACACTGAGCTCAGATCTGCCTCTCTCCTTATCAACAAGCTCCCTTACCTGTCACCCACTGCAGGGCTCCTTCCTTGAAATCACCTTTGCAGTACAGGAGGGAGGACTCTTTCTTCTCAGTTCCACCAGTTTGGCTTTTCTGGGCCATGCTGGAGGTGCCTCTCCTTGAAGGATTCAGTGTTTTCTGCTCAGAAACTCAGCATTTCTCTCTCAAATTCagcatttctctctctccctgctgggAAGCACCaaccagccccacagcagctgagTGGGGAGCAGACTGTGAAACCCTCACTCCCACTGCTGCCTTCCTGGGGATCTGGCTTTCCACGAGCCACGAGGCATTTTCAAGccctgaaaagaggaaaaagaaaatcccaaatcttGCAGAGACAGCAAATAAAGGCTAACAGCAGTGACTGTGCTCCTGGGGGATGTCAGCACCTGGTGCTGGCCAGTGCGAGCTCAGTACACACAGACTCActttt
This genomic window from Poecile atricapillus isolate bPoeAtr1 chromosome 20, bPoeAtr1.hap1, whole genome shotgun sequence contains:
- the TMEM268 gene encoding transmembrane protein 268 isoform X3, whose translation is MAQKSQTGGTEKKESSLLYCKGDFKEGALQWVTEPSQGRVLLVLSMDNTCPTSSFDMDLCAEKLQSLGVQVPADPWKRLIQEGVLRPEVRRYLFYSSRGFQIAMAVVFYISLWTNLYSTLQLCSLGHSWGAGVLVTLVALALTALVILVIDCHQRKLNVNTDVRLAAVNEIFIKHNIILGITDVLDGPHNILQLWFVHFSPELCLQALSAHIAHLQGTQAGLRHRLKKLCVAMDVAVQPELGMEEEAPCEESPLLSSRVTLNKNPVTCNELLHLIPEGPPEAMAQQLLVIFSGCYVRLLVTGRLPRAGPGTHLGHSSVPCLCQFIQTTVLHTHHSWGR